ACTTTTGTAGTAATAATATGAATATGCTAATATTAGTGTACAATTCTGATAatgaaacttctcacttctgttgaTAAATCTTATTTGTAACAGTGTTACGGTAGCTATCCTACATTACTTAACCCCGTACTCTCTTGGTGTTGCTGCAAGGTGTTTGGAAACTTTCTTAATAGTCCGTGGAAACATACGTCTGAAAATGTATTTTATGTAATTTATAATAAGAAAATCTTCTACATTGGCAGCATTCGGATTTCAAATGAATTAGGGGCTGGAAATCCAAAGGCTGCTCGGAGGACTGTCTGGGTAGTTATGGTTCTTGGAGTCACAGAGGTGAGCATTTCTGCAGCAGTACTTTTCTCCCTTCGCTATGTTCTGGGACGTGCATTTGTGAGCGATAAGCAAATAGTGGAGTATGTGAGGAGGATGACTCCATTTGTATGTCTCACCATGATCCTGGACAACTTTCAATCAATACTTTCTGGTATTCAGCATAAGACTCTTCTCTTTATATAAGTAATAGATGTGTAGTATTTCCTTAAATAAAGTGCTGACATCTTCCCTATCTAACCATGTTATTTGCATTTTTAGGAGTTGCCAGAGGAACCGGGTGGCAGACTCTGGGGGCTTGTGTTAATCTCGGTTCTTATTATGTAGTTGGAATTCCAGTGGCTATATTATTGGGTTTTCAGGCACATTTGAAGGCCAAGGGTCTTTGGATTGGTATAGTAGCTGGAGCACTGGTGCAAAGTATTCTGCTAGCTATTATAACATGTTTTACAGATTGGAAAAAAGAGGTTCTGTTCTTAACTAATTCTTGAACGCATTATTTTTCCATTTTGTTCAAAAAAACAGGATGAAAGTACATTTAAATGTTTGAATTCAACATGTTTTTTTCTCAAGGAGAAAGAAGGGTTATGAAATGGAGTGCAAAATGTAGAACATGTATTGCAGACTTGCAGTAAAGATTTCAGCTAATGAATTAATATGTTCTATTACAGGTGGATAAAACACGGGAAAGGGTGGTTGATTTGAAAGTGAACGTAAACGAGAGAGGAAGAGTCTTGCCGTCAGGCTCACTGCAAGTGGAAGAGATGACCAGTTTCTGAGTGAAATTATAATGTTTATGTCAACTTCAATTCTAACtgtaaatatattttattgtaGAAGACAAGTTGTTGAAGTCTTGATTGCAAAAGACATAGCAagagtatcaaacattatatgTTACTTTCCAATAGCAGCAACACATAGTTAATTAATTGGTAGCCTAAATTTATTTGTTTTGCTCCAAATATCACAGAGACACTAGTAATTGTTTTTTTTTATCTTAGATCTTGTGTGTGTTTACTCTCTCTTCTTTTCTCTCTTATATCCTCAAACAGAAGATAGATGACAAGTCAAACAGAAGGCGCATCACTGTCAAAAAGAAGCTACTTACGTCCCTCAGCAAAAGAGTCAACTTAAATAAAGCTACGTAATTAAATTAAAGGCCACTTGGTGTGCGTTTTGGGTTGGAGTTGGGGAAGCGGGGGATTGGGAGGGGTTTAAATTTTTGAACTTCTTGTTTCAACtctttttaattttgtttaagaAGACTCAAGATTTCAACTTCATCAATCAATAATGTTGTATGAAGTTGTTAATTATAGGTGTGAGTTTAAATAGAAAACAAGTCAAATAACACGGCAGCAGGGATCGATCGTTATGAGTCAGAGTCTTGAAACGTGCAAAAACGACCCTAAAACAACTCTCACTCCGCCAGCACCCACTTGTTATACGATTCTTATGTTTTTTGTCACTTACAGATTGTTACTGATGCTTAAACAATGCATGCGTGGTGGTGAGACTACACATAATTTATACTACATACCCCGTAGGGTTCAACTAAGaactaattttcaattaagatgACGGGTGTATTATTGCATTAACTTTGGTCATTACTAGCTACTTCTTCTATACACCGTGGAAATATGCTCATAACTCCTCATACGGAAAAGGCTCGCAAATAACCATGACTAGCCACTAAAGGAAGTCCAAACTCATTGCCGATCACAGAATTTGGaagatt
The sequence above is drawn from the Apium graveolens cultivar Ventura chromosome 2, ASM990537v1, whole genome shotgun sequence genome and encodes:
- the LOC141689405 gene encoding protein DETOXIFICATION 17-like, translated to MLLLRITFVCYGSYPTLLNPVLSWCCCKVFGNFLNSPWKHTSENVFYVIYNKKIFYIGSIRISNELGAGNPKAARRTVWVVMVLGVTEVSISAAVLFSLRYVLGRAFVSDKQIVEYVRRMTPFVCLTMILDNFQSILSGVARGTGWQTLGACVNLGSYYVVGIPVAILLGFQAHLKAKGLWIGIVAGALVQSILLAIITCFTDWKKEVDKTRERVVDLKVNVNERGRVLPSGSLQVEEMTSF